A window of the Brassica napus cultivar Da-Ae chromosome C5, Da-Ae, whole genome shotgun sequence genome harbors these coding sequences:
- the LOC106415440 gene encoding GATA transcription factor 11 isoform X2 codes for MNWLPEGEFKGLSDNFFDDFINHIDFPLEDIDTTNGEGGDWDAKFKELEPPPMDMFTTFPSEFNSCGVASKAGIKKNVSVLSDASAALSGINDTLHQSSSHHDVKVSKLFQSSSPVSVLESSDGSFSPPNSTSLRLTFPVKGLRSKRKRPTTLRRRHLYPFEPEKLTPGESESETYYSYEKHAKKKRKIFTTNHTVSSSSEAIDSDGVVRRCTHCETTKTPQWREGPNGPKTLCNACGVRFRSGRLVPEYRPASSPTFVPSVHSNSHRKIIEMRSREGDQFGKRAV; via the exons ATGAACTGGTTACCAGAGGGGGAGTTCAAAGGTCTCTCGGAcaatttctttgatgatttCATCAACCATATCGATTTTCCGCTAGAAGACATCGACACCACCAATGGTGAGGGAGGAGATTGGGACGCCAAATTTAAAGAACTCGAGCCTCCTCCCATGGATATGTTCACCACTTTTCCCTCTGAGTTCAACTCTTGTGGCGTTGCCAGCAAGGCCGGGATAAAGAAGAACGTATCTGTTTTG TCTGATGCTTCTGCAGCCTTGTCTGGCATAAACGACACTCTACACCAATCTTCGTCACATCATGATGTCAAAGTCTCTAAGCTGTTTCAGTCTTCAAGCCCAGTGTCAGTTCTTGAGAGCAGCGACGGTTCTTTCTCGCCACCAAACTCCACTTCTCTGAGATTGACTTTCCCTGTGAAAGGCTTGAGAAGCAAGCGCAAACGCCCCACTACACTGAGACGTAGACACCTCTACCCGTTTGAGCCGGAGAAGTTAACCCCGGGGGAATCCGAGTCCGAGACTTACTATTCTTATGAGAAACATGCCAAGAAGAAACGAAAGATTTTCACCACCAACCACACAGTGTCATCCAGTTCAGAGGCAATAGACTCTGATGGGGTAGTCAGGAGATGCACTCACTGTGAGACAACCAAGACTCCTCAGTGGAGGGAAGGACCCAATGGGCCAAAAACCCTCTGCAACGCTTGTGGGGTCAGGTTCAGATCTGGCCGTCTAGTTCCAGAGTACAGACCAGCTTCAAGCCCGACCTTCGTCCCATCTGTGCATTCAAACTCACACAGGAAGATCATAGAGATGAGGAGTAGGGAAGGTGATCAGTTTGGCAAGAGAGCAGTGTAG
- the LOC106415440 gene encoding GATA transcription factor 11 isoform X1, with product MNWLPEGEFKGLSDNFFDDFINHIDFPLEDIDTTNGEGGDWDAKFKELEPPPMDMFTTFPSEFNSCGVASKAGIKKNVSVLKQSDASAALSGINDTLHQSSSHHDVKVSKLFQSSSPVSVLESSDGSFSPPNSTSLRLTFPVKGLRSKRKRPTTLRRRHLYPFEPEKLTPGESESETYYSYEKHAKKKRKIFTTNHTVSSSSEAIDSDGVVRRCTHCETTKTPQWREGPNGPKTLCNACGVRFRSGRLVPEYRPASSPTFVPSVHSNSHRKIIEMRSREGDQFGKRAV from the exons ATGAACTGGTTACCAGAGGGGGAGTTCAAAGGTCTCTCGGAcaatttctttgatgatttCATCAACCATATCGATTTTCCGCTAGAAGACATCGACACCACCAATGGTGAGGGAGGAGATTGGGACGCCAAATTTAAAGAACTCGAGCCTCCTCCCATGGATATGTTCACCACTTTTCCCTCTGAGTTCAACTCTTGTGGCGTTGCCAGCAAGGCCGGGATAAAGAAGAACGTATCTGTTTTG AAACAGTCTGATGCTTCTGCAGCCTTGTCTGGCATAAACGACACTCTACACCAATCTTCGTCACATCATGATGTCAAAGTCTCTAAGCTGTTTCAGTCTTCAAGCCCAGTGTCAGTTCTTGAGAGCAGCGACGGTTCTTTCTCGCCACCAAACTCCACTTCTCTGAGATTGACTTTCCCTGTGAAAGGCTTGAGAAGCAAGCGCAAACGCCCCACTACACTGAGACGTAGACACCTCTACCCGTTTGAGCCGGAGAAGTTAACCCCGGGGGAATCCGAGTCCGAGACTTACTATTCTTATGAGAAACATGCCAAGAAGAAACGAAAGATTTTCACCACCAACCACACAGTGTCATCCAGTTCAGAGGCAATAGACTCTGATGGGGTAGTCAGGAGATGCACTCACTGTGAGACAACCAAGACTCCTCAGTGGAGGGAAGGACCCAATGGGCCAAAAACCCTCTGCAACGCTTGTGGGGTCAGGTTCAGATCTGGCCGTCTAGTTCCAGAGTACAGACCAGCTTCAAGCCCGACCTTCGTCCCATCTGTGCATTCAAACTCACACAGGAAGATCATAGAGATGAGGAGTAGGGAAGGTGATCAGTTTGGCAAGAGAGCAGTGTAG